A genome region from Setaria italica strain Yugu1 chromosome III, Setaria_italica_v2.0, whole genome shotgun sequence includes the following:
- the LOC101774709 gene encoding uncharacterized protein LOC101774709 has product MDAYCAVVRKLEAHFEYLEFHHVPREHNVATTILSKLGSKCTQVSVLDLDQANGNIQAQVDPTPTDVLMIEAEDDWRAPFIAFITDNMSPEDKAEHEKLARCSTNYVVISKELYKKAASNDILMKCILRN; this is encoded by the exons ATGGATGCCTATTGCGCCGTGGTCCGCAAACTTGAGGCTCACTTTGAGTATCTCGAGTTCCATCATGTCCCCAGGGAACACAATGTTGCCACCACCATCCTATCCAAGCTCGGCTCGAAATGCACCCAAGTCTCG GTTTTGGATCTGGACCAAGCTAACGGCAACATCCAGGCTCAGGTCGACCCAACGCCCACCGATGTCCTGATGATCGAGGCAGAGGATGACTGGCGCGCACCTTTCATCGCATTCATCACCGACAACATGTCCCCAGAGGATAAAGCTGAGCACGAAAAGCTCGCGCGATGCAGCACCAACTACGTTGTGATCAGTAAGGAGTTGTACAAGAAGGCCGCATCTAACGACATTCTGATGAAGTGCATCCTCCGCAACTAA